A single genomic interval of Chloracidobacterium validum harbors:
- the rplA gene encoding 50S ribosomal protein L1 — translation MGRMGKKYRAALAQIEPERLYTLVEAVPLIKRMAFAKFDETVEVTMVLGVDPRKADQMVRGTVVLPNGLGKTKRVVVIASGEKQAEARGVGADEVGGEEFVERIKGGWLDFDVLIATPDMMKSVGTLGKVLGPRGLMPNPKTGTVTFEVGKAVQEVKAGKVEFRVDKTGVVHVPVGRVSFSEEKLIENIRTLIDAVLRAKPSASKGRYVRAAYCGSTMGPAVPLAPTEYQG, via the coding sequence ATGGGACGAATGGGGAAGAAGTATCGGGCAGCACTGGCCCAGATCGAGCCAGAGCGCCTCTACACCTTGGTTGAGGCAGTGCCGCTCATCAAGCGGATGGCCTTCGCAAAGTTTGACGAGACGGTTGAGGTTACGATGGTGCTGGGCGTTGATCCGCGCAAAGCGGACCAGATGGTGCGCGGAACCGTCGTTCTGCCAAACGGTCTTGGGAAAACGAAGCGGGTCGTCGTGATCGCCTCTGGTGAAAAGCAGGCGGAGGCGCGTGGGGTTGGTGCCGACGAAGTCGGCGGCGAGGAGTTTGTGGAGCGCATCAAAGGCGGTTGGCTCGACTTTGATGTTCTGATTGCCACGCCGGATATGATGAAGTCAGTCGGGACGCTGGGCAAGGTGCTCGGTCCGCGTGGGCTGATGCCGAATCCAAAGACCGGAACGGTAACGTTTGAAGTGGGCAAGGCAGTGCAGGAAGTCAAGGCCGGCAAGGTCGAGTTCCGGGTGGATAAAACCGGCGTGGTGCATGTTCCGGTTGGGCGCGTCTCCTTCTCTGAAGAAAAACTCATCGAAAACATTCGCACCCTGATTGATGCCGTGCTGCGCGCCAAGCCCTCGGCAAGCAAGGGAAGGTATGTGCGAGCGGCTTACTGTGGTTCGACGATGGGTCCCGCCGTGCCGCTCGCCCCGACAGAGTATCAGGGCTAA
- the secE gene encoding preprotein translocase subunit SecE, whose product MNTEVKQCSGYFMERASETVTAPADKPTASVSKLTGWWSSSVQFLRDTRDELKQVTWPTRKEVYDTTLVVIGIVTFFGFFLWGVDVVVARILDAFLKWLA is encoded by the coding sequence ATGAACACTGAAGTCAAGCAGTGTTCGGGGTACTTCATGGAACGAGCTTCCGAAACAGTGACTGCGCCGGCGGACAAGCCAACTGCCTCGGTTTCAAAGCTAACTGGCTGGTGGTCGTCTTCGGTGCAGTTTCTGCGCGATACACGAGACGAGCTGAAGCAGGTGACCTGGCCGACGCGGAAAGAGGTCTATGATACGACACTGGTCGTGATCGGCATCGTCACATTCTTTGGTTTCTTTTTATGGGGCGTGGATGTCGTGGTGGCACGCATCCTCGACGCCTTTTTGAAGTGGTTGGCCTAG
- the nusG gene encoding transcription termination/antitermination protein NusG, producing MAKRWYIIHTYSGHEKKVRESLQTRLRAYGMEDEVTEVLIPSETVVEMRGNKRVETSRMIFPGYVLVQIETDDTTGEMSERVWHTIKNTPKVTSFIGGQKPTALTEEEVNQIINHVTETTDHPKPKVLFSTGETVRIISGPFTGFTGVVEEINVERNTLKVMVTIFGRATPVELDFLGVEKPNFTES from the coding sequence ATGGCAAAACGCTGGTACATCATTCACACATACTCAGGCCATGAGAAAAAAGTGCGCGAAAGCCTCCAGACGCGCCTCAGAGCCTATGGTATGGAAGACGAAGTGACGGAAGTCCTCATTCCATCTGAAACGGTCGTCGAAATGCGTGGCAATAAGCGCGTTGAAACTTCGCGGATGATTTTCCCGGGCTATGTTCTTGTCCAGATCGAAACCGACGACACGACAGGGGAGATGTCCGAGCGGGTGTGGCATACCATCAAAAACACCCCCAAAGTCACAAGTTTCATCGGTGGACAGAAGCCAACCGCGCTCACTGAGGAAGAAGTCAATCAAATCATCAACCACGTTACCGAAACCACCGATCACCCTAAGCCAAAGGTCCTGTTTTCGACCGGTGAGACGGTGCGCATCATCAGTGGCCCTTTTACGGGTTTTACGGGTGTGGTTGAAGAAATCAACGTCGAGCGCAACACGCTAAAAGTTATGGTGACGATCTTCGGCCGGGCGACACCGGTTGAACTCGACTTTCTCGGCGTTGAGAAACCCAACTTCACAGAATCCTAG
- the rplK gene encoding 50S ribosomal protein L11 — MAKKVTAYIKLQVQAGKANPAPPIGPALGQHGVNIMEFCKQFNARTTDMGDLKIPVVITVYADKSFTFVTKTPPVPDLIKKTLGITSGAARPGRERIGKLTMAQVRQIAETKMPDMNCASLESAIQSVKGTARSMGLEVVE, encoded by the coding sequence ATGGCAAAGAAAGTTACGGCATATATCAAGCTTCAAGTGCAGGCCGGAAAAGCGAACCCGGCCCCGCCGATTGGTCCCGCGCTAGGTCAGCACGGGGTCAACATCATGGAGTTCTGCAAGCAGTTCAATGCTCGGACGACCGACATGGGTGATCTCAAAATCCCAGTCGTTATTACCGTCTATGCCGACAAATCATTCACATTTGTGACCAAGACACCCCCGGTGCCAGACCTCATCAAAAAGACACTGGGGATTACCAGCGGCGCGGCGCGTCCAGGGCGTGAGCGGATTGGAAAGTTGACGATGGCGCAAGTGCGCCAGATTGCGGAAACAAAAATGCCGGACATGAACTGCGCTTCGCTGGAGTCCGCTATCCAGTCGGTCAAAGGTACGGCCCGCAGCATGGGGCTTGAGGTGGTGGAATAG